The Myxocyprinus asiaticus isolate MX2 ecotype Aquarium Trade chromosome 36, UBuf_Myxa_2, whole genome shotgun sequence genome segment tgcagaagaaagaaattcattcacatctgggatggcatgaaggtgagtgaatgatatGAAaacgttcatttttgggtgaactatttgtttAAGTAATTTCAATTTCTATTGTCATCGTTGTGACTTTTCTTTTGAATCTTTCAGGTTGTCGAGCAAAAAAATAAAGGTAACTAAATTTTATTGCCTTTCGTGATTTGTAATAGTCttcatgttttattgttttatggtaTTTTTCACCTGCCCTGTTTGCTGATCTCCTGATAACTTCAGAGATACAGTAATCTGTGATTGTGCTTTGCcttcatttattttactttaaacagTTCAGGCATTCACATGAAAATGTTTgtaattgtgtttgtttataatCTATGTATTAGAGCTGGGAAGAAAATAAATTGGGATCTAGAGCCAAGCGATTTTAAAATCGTCTccctaaagaaaaataaattttttgtttaataaaaataaaaaataaacatgtttattttaatgctatgatgattaatagataaatataggaagctatatttgtgcagaaTTCAACACTAACAGGTTTTCTGtctgagaagttttgtctctttaattctttacatttagtcctttaatgcaccgctCCTACAGCCATCAAAGTGCCATTTGTTCACTGTCGgaagtcaaaatcctctgctgtgatcaatgttcctgttattatgcataatccagaagtttatttgagaggtgttgtggagagtatttgtcagatgtcattctgcagattctgtctgacactgctttaataaaaagtttagctgtaaaaaggcttctcaaactgttggatgccgtAAACTACATGTCGTGCCTCcgcaatatttataatttaacagccagggtattcatgcgcagtggtgggtaattttgcacatttacaCATTTCTTCAATAAACTTTTTATAAAGTTtttcaaaacataaaatacaacacAGAATCGCAATATCGCAACACATGTcgaaatatcattgtaatatcgaatcaggaggtctgtggcaattctcAGCCCTCCTATTTATTCTTTCTTTACCTGAATTTAGCTTTTCTGCAGTTCTGTTCTCATTTACTCCTATATTTTCCACTACACAGTGCCAGAATTGACCAAGCCTCCATCTGCACAGTCTCCTTCAACCCCCAACTCGGCTTCCCCCAGCCCTGGCCCTGTCCTCTCTTCAACACCATCCGCTGCCACCCCGGCTGCTGGCGCCCTCCCTCAGGGTGGGAACAATGCTAAGCGGCCGGCGGTGGCCAACGGACAGCCCTCCCCCGGCACCCAGAGTTCTCAGCGCTACATGCCCCGTGAAGTGCCCCCTCGATTCCGTTGCCAGCAGGACCATAAAGTGCTACTGAAGAGGGGCCAGCCACCACTGTCCTCCATGCTGCTGGGGGGAGGCATCAGCGGGGGAGACAGCCCCAATGAAACAGTGACTTCTGCCTCAGGTAAGGCTTATCAAATGAATAATTTGACTGACAAATACTGTAAGACAAAATTAGTTTGGCAGCTATGTGAATGAGATTTTACGTGGCTCTTTGTTTATTTAGAGAAATGTATGAAATGGATCAAAGTAGGGCTGCGCGATAATGACAGAAATCATAATTCTCGATTATTTCGACctctgtaattgacacttttcacgattaaTTAATTGTGGCAACTCttattgtaatcttgattatttatttgattaattgtgcagccctagtttgAAGTGCATAATGATTACAGGGATAACGATGAAATTTTACCATCTCCATCTTCCAAAAGCCTGCTAAGTTTATGCGACAGCACATAGTATGTGAAGCACTTTGGCATTGTAAATGGTGTTGTTAGTGAagtcgattttgaaaaatgtccttACAACCTTATAGATATCACTGAAATCAGtgacctgtctctgtgacagctctagactttgtgaaaaaaaaaaaaaagttgcctgTACCTTTTTAGCCATTTGTAAGTGCTCTCTGTCTatgaataattttgtgtatttaagtTTGCTGATGTTTGGAGGCTGGGCATGTGGTGGACGTTAGCAAGATGtctgaaattgcttacagcacctataAGGCTTTGAGAGCTGTTTGTATCATATTGAGTCTATTTTTGTCTGTATGTTATATGCAGTTTTATTCTGTATTCTAATTTATTGTAATGCCCAGACAGTTCCTGGTTCTTCTCTGAAAAGGTTCCTGAAGAGTTCTGCTTTGATGTTTTGTTTCCAGATCCAAGCCAGGGCCTTGTGTGTCCAGCTGCTCTCTCACTACCACATACGTCGTCATCCTCATCAATCGctgcttcttcttcttcaaaTTATGCAAATTCCATGTGGGGGGCCAGCTCTGGCAGCCAACCCCCCTCTCAGGGCAGGGAAAAGGTGATAGTGGACCGATCAGACCTGGAGGAATGGCCCAGTATTGCTGCTGGGGATGGATCAAAGGCAAGAGATACAGCAGGTACTGGAGGCGCGGATGGTAGCGGGATTCTGAACTGCAGCACCTCATGGGGTGAGAGGCATCTCCAGCAGCAGGCAAAAGTTGTGGGAGGAGGGAATGGAGGCAGGAAAATCATTTCTGGCAGCCCCTCCCCACCCACTTCCTCCAGTTCACCCAATGAATGTATGCAGTCTGGTAGTGTTTGGGCTTCATCCTCCCATGAACTCATAGGGGGAAATGCAGTAGCAGCAGGCTCATTGCCCCCCATATCCAAAGCTGCCCCTCTCCCAGGGAACTCTGATGGCTCCCTTGGTGTCAACTGTGGGATTCCAGGTGCCAATTTTACCCCTAATGCCAATCCCTCTGCTTGGCCAGCCCTTGTACAGGATGGGGCTGGGACAGTTGCAACAGAGGTTAGCTCCTCTTCCCTCCAAAGCTCATCATTGTCTGCCAGCAACCCTCTTTCTGTGAATCAAGCATCTCATCAGCACCAACTTCACCAAATGCAATCCAGAGACAGAGAGCCATCCTGTGGAGAGTGGAGTGGCACAGCACTGGAACCAGGAacaggaccaaaaaacatgggagtGGCAGAGGGGGCTGATATGGACTCTGGAAGTACAGGTGGAGGAGatgcttcctcttcctcctccaccaGCTCATCGTTGTGGAGATCTCAGCCTTTCCCTGCAAACTCCAAAACGGGTGCCTCAAGGACTGAATCTTGGGAGGATGGAGCAGGGGTGAGCTCCGTGTCTGCTGAAGGAGGAAATGCATGGGGTTTCACTGGCCAGAACGATCGCAAAGATTTGACAGGGGCAAGTGCATGGGAAACAGCAAGTGGGGGTCAGACCTCCGGGGTATCTCAGGGAGCATGGGCTGGGGACCAGGTGTTGGTTGGGGACTGGGGGGCTTCAGGTGGTGTTGGAGGTGTCAGCAATCCAGGTGGGAAAGATGGATTAAGCAGTAACAGCAGCAGCAGTGGTGGTAGTGTTGGCAACCCAACAACAACCTCCTCCACACCTTCAACTATGACAAGAGCTTGGGACAATCAGAAAGGAGTTGGGGATGTAGGGGCAGGAGACTCAAGTGAGTGGGGAGGCCAGGGTAGCAGAGGTGGGGATGGTACCTCGTCCTCTAGTGGTGGAGAAAACTCCAGAAGTGGCAATCAGCGCCATGGTCACCACCATTCTCATCAGCCTCCCAACCCTGAAGTGGCCTTACAGAATCTGCTTAGCCGGTCTGACTTGGATCCCAGAGTGCTGTCCAACTCTGGGTGGGGACAAACACAAATCCGTCAGAATGTGGCATGGGATTTGGAGGGAGGAGTTGCAGCAGCACCACCAGGTGGAGCCAATTCCTCTTCTTCAATGAATGCACCTGCCCATACCCAACTATACTCTGGCTCTACTGGCACCACAACTACTGATCCATCTTCCTCTTTGCATCAAGGTGCAAATCTGAAGGCCAACTTGAACTCAAACTCCATCCTTGGACCACCATCTGTCTCACCTGGTGAGGGCTGGGACAACagtagtagcagcagcagcagttctTCTTTGCACACTCGAGGCCCTCCACCCTCTAGTGTCAATATCCAAAACCCTGGCGTCTCACAATCTGGAGGTGGAGGAGGTAATCAAGCTAGTGTGCAGGGCAAGCCATCCGGGGGCTGGGGAGGGACGGCTTCATCAGAAGGCCAAATGAAAGGTTGGGATAACGAGGGACATGAGTGGAGAGAGCGCCGAGCAGGAAGTGGAGCAAGCAGGTGGGGAGATTTTCAAACACAGGGTACTCCAGCAAGTGGAGGTAGTGGCTGGGGAGAAAGTCATGAAGAGAAAGGAACTGGGGGTTGGAAAGATATGGGGAGAGGAGATGCAGGCAATTGGGGACAGAGAGGTAGCAGTGACTGGGGAGAGAATGAACCCAAATCATGCAGTGCTGGTTGGGGGGGTGGGAAGGGTAGTGGAGGTACTAGTGGGGATTCAGAAGTGGGTACATGGGGTAATTGGGATGAGGGAGCTCCAAGAGGGGCGTGGGGAGCTGGAGGGACAGGAGTGGGTGGAGACATGGGTGGCAAATCTCACCAAGGCTGGGGTGGGAAAATGCACCCTTCGCAGATGCCAAACAGCCAATCGGCCTCACAGAAAGGCCCggcacagcagcagcagcagcagcaacaatcACAGCCCCAGCAGTCTCAGTCAATGGACACAGGGGCCATGCAAGGGGGCTGGGGAAGACCAGGAGGTCCTTCAGCCCAGAGCCAAAGTTCAGGATGGACTTCAGGGCCCATACCCCAAATTCCCAGTGGCCCTGGAGACAGTTCAGAGCCTTGTGGTTGGGAGGAGCCTTCTCCACAGTCCATAAGCAGGAAGATGGAAATAGATGATGGAACATCTGCTTGGGGTGACCCTAACAACTACAGCTGTAAAAGTGTCAACTTGTGGGACAAGAACAACCCCCCATCTGGCCAGGCACAATCAATGTCCCCTCAGCAGGGACCCCCATCCCTGCAACAGCAGCCACCTGGAAGAATGGCAGCAGGCCATGGGAATAGAGACATGAACCTTACACATTCATCAAACAAGGGGACAGGAATAGGTAAGATGCTTCTATGCTTTTCTTTGAGGTAACACATTAATAAGTAGTACAGGTGAACCTCACATACTGAGTGTTTCTTTTATGAGATCTCAATTTTACCTTATATTTGCAAAACATAACAAATTGTTACAAGAAACAAGTTAGTATTTTTCTAAACAAAGCAGTGAGCGATGTGACACAACTCAGCAAAACTAGATACATGCTCCCATCATAATCGATAAAGCTGTGTACACTCCAAGCACTTATAATGGTAGCAATCTAGATTTGTCGTTCTGCCTCACACTTGCTTGCAATGCAGATGAAGTGTAGAACTTATATTTAAACCACATTTAATTGCCAGAGTAACCAGATTAATTCTCAAAGGATTCACAGTTAATTAAGTAAATGAAGTAAATTTTTGATAGCCTAGTCTTGAAGCAAATATAAGAGACAATGTTAACTAGTTTACTTTGTTGGCACACAGGAGACATTGAAATCAGTGTTATCCGTACAATGGTACTGTTCTATATTAGAGAATAGAATGGATTTTcgtgtaattacatttttttttatttattattatttgaaaataacGTTTCcatgaaattaaaacattttctttagtatTGGCTATCATAATGAGTTGGGTTGGCaaccaaataaataatttgagCATGTTTGGCTTGAGACCAGAGCAGTGTTGTGAGAGATGTGTCATTTGTGCCTGTGATTGGCACGATCCTGAGGCGAGACCAGGCACGAGGTGTTTGGAAGGCTTTGAGAGCTGTGTTTGGGGACGCACCCTATGTTGGCAGtagtttatacatttatttaatggaagcattatacaaaatatatatatattagttttataaTATCACCTAAATGACTATCCAAATGTGTGCTCATCCTGTGCTGAAAATGCAtttgatttaataataaaaaataaaaaaaataatttattttatatataatttatttatttattttatttttattattaaatcaaaTGCATTTTCAGCACAGGATAAGCACACATTTGGACAGTCATTTAGGTGATAtctgaaaaatttattttttctagcaTACTTTAAAACCATACTGAATAGAGTGTTTATTTCGTAGCTTCGTCTGGATGGGGAGGTAATGGCTCTCCTTCTAGTCCATGTGTGGACAACGGTACTGCAGCCTGGGGCAAGCCCACTGATGCACCCACTGGTTGGGGTGAACCTGAAGACACTGGCAAGACATCAGGTTGGGGAGACCCCTCCCCCAATCAAGTGAAGTCTGGTGAGACTTCTATATAATTTTAGTGCTAGAGAAgagagttatttatttttaataggtTTCTCTACATAGGCAGGATATGTGTATCATTTATAGGCACATTTGTCAATGCAAAGATCTCGAAAACAGGACTGAAAGTTGCAAGCATGCATGCTCTTGAAcctgttaaaaatgttttgtatccTACAGGTTCAAAGCCTATGCAAGAAGGTTGGGGTGAAGGAGAAGGCTCAGTCAGTGCTTCACGTCACTCCAGCTGGGAGGAGGAGGATGAGAGTGGTGGTGTGTGGAACAGTGCTGGTTCCCAAGGCAGCAGCTCCTCATACAACTCGGGAGGCTGGGGAACCAAGAAGGGTAACAAGGTATAGGAATGTCAAGCCAGCTTTATTAAAAGCTCTTGTACTGTGCAAATTTGACACATGAGTTAATAATGATTATTACacagtgtttattttaacatCTTTGTCTGTATTGTTCTTCAGGGCTCGATGAAGGGTGCAGGAGACTCTTGGATGAACCCTATGACCAGACAGTTCTCAAACATGGGGATTCTGGTAAGAACTGATGGAAACCCATTGATAACATGATTTCGGCTGCTTACATTTCAAAAATTCAGTTTAGGATTTTACttctagaaataataataataagtatacaTTTGGATGTCTATGAGGTGTACTTATGCAGAAAGTTTGCTTATAGGGAGAGGACCCCAGTGGTCGTTCCTTGGATCTGGCCCCTGGTCCTCCGCAGGATAAAAAGATGGAAGGAGATAAGCGTGGCATGGGCTTGAATGAGTACAATGGAGAGATGCGTAAAGGAGGACGTGGAGGGGGAGCAGGAACAGTCTTCCGTTCACCTGGTTCCAAAGAGATTGGGGCTTGTGAACCTGGGCCTTACTATGACAAGGTAGTCTCTTCAAGAATTATTAGCCTATATAATTGGCAGTGTAAATTTTGTAATTACTCTAATCAACAGTCCTTGCTTTTATCTAATCATAATGTCATTTGTGTCAGCGGAACTGTTTGCTAATCCTCTGTCTTTTTCTTTAGACGAGTGGTCAGTTGTTTAGTAGTGGAGGTGGGATGGCACAGTCCAGGCACCAAACAGGTGTGCCGCCTATCAACCCATCAGTACGCGCGCAAGTGCCTCATCAGTTCCTGTCACCGCAGGTACTTATAGTGTAGCTAGTCTTTGAGGTACCTGCTAATTGCAGTTCGATTTGCTGGTCTTacagttgaaaaaataaattgagtcagttttgatttcatgctatcTTATAGCATAGCTAGTCTTTGAGGTATCTGCTAATTGCAGTTTGATTTGCTGGTCTTATATTTGAAAAAGTAAATtgagtcagttttgatttcatgctgtcTTTATGCAACAATCATTTTGACCGCAGAAATCTAGATGGCTGCAGTGTAAGCTGGGTGTGAGCTTAGTAATGGGACTAAGAGTGTATTTACACAAGACACATTCTTGTGTTAAAAACAGCCAGACATAGCGCAATGGAATTTAACAGAAGACGTATTGATAGGCACATTAACTTCTGTACACTGATTTATCAGATTTATCTGGCCCGTTGTTTTTAAAGTGCTGCAtgtcaaaagtttaactttataaCCTGACATGAGATCTTAAAAATGTAGTGCTCATGgtgcgagacactgaaaaaacagcaagatgtgaACCAAAACATAGGAACACATCCTGTGAGAATGGCCCCTTACTGTTTTTCTGTTGTGTTCAAGGTGCCAGGCTCTGTGCTAAAGCAGATGCCTCCTCCCAGTGGAGGCATTGGAGGTGTAGGAGGAGGCATCTTTCCTCCACAGCTTTCCCCACAGCACATTGCCATGCTCAGCAGCATCTACCCCCCTCAAATCCAGTTTCAGCTGGTGAGTGTTTAGATGTAGCATTCCCAGTAGTTCTATACAGGACAATCCACTCTGTACTGTTCTGACTTccgctagttttttttttttactctgactCATGCTGTCTTGCAGGCCTGTCAGCTGCTATTGCAACAGCAaccacagcaacaacaacagcagctgcTGCAGAACCAACGCAAGTTCCCCCCAAATATAAGGCAACAAGCAGATCCCCAACAGGTGCTGTCTTCATTACTTTCTTATTGCACACAGGGCAGTATCCAAAACAGTGATTGGTTACTGTCAAAAGAAAAGTCATAGGACTTCACTGATCTTCAATCTTTGCCTGATTTGcctaaacaatggctcaaaataatctccagactgatcTGCACAGATTGAATAATACCGAATTTAGATTTTTGATTTTGTTAGTTACGTTAACAAATTTAATGAAGTTGACgtaaaacaggaagtgaggctaTATCTCGGCAACGGTTTGTTGTATGGAAACGTAACTTGAGTTGCaacatcaggaccatgatctgagggtacatgcaaagtttggtgacagcgccacctatgggtcaagaaatgaggaaaaattgctatttttgcttGTAACTTTTGAACTGTACGTCAAAAAATCATGAGATTGGTGTCTGTGGATTTCTtaggtcatgaggatttcaaggATACACATATAAGCCATATATAATTTTTCCCATATCAGTCATACTGCCTCTCCAGCATAttgatttttatcaaaaagtTAAATTTCTTTTGAATGCATTCATATTTATAAgaaatttggtatgcatcattgaTATGCCTTGAATGTACCTGAGCAAtttggagacagcaccacctatagttcaaaagataatccacacttgtgtgctgactccaaCCATGGCATGTCTCTTTGCCATTCGTGAATCATGTCAACTGAATGGCACAGGGTGTACATTATTATTGGCTAATCTAGGACAAGAGAGGTTCttataacaaaagaaaaaaaaaaaaaattatatatgctcATTTTGTTGAGCTTCTAGATTTAATGACCAAAGTGTATTTGAATAAAATCTTTTTACATGTTTGTTGGTGATCACTTAGATTTTATTCCAGAGCTTTGAGGTATATATTTGGGTGTTGTTAAAACACTATTTAAGTGAAACAGCAGTGTTGTAGAGGAATATACCTGATAAAATTGGTCTGAGCAGAAGGTAAAAAttatttccacattctggtggtTAGGGGCAGAGGAATTCAAACCTT includes the following:
- the LOC127426971 gene encoding trinucleotide repeat-containing gene 6B protein-like isoform X3, whose translation is MPREVPPRFRCQQDHKVLLKRGQPPLSSMLLGGGISGGDSPNETVTSASDPSQGLVCPAALSLPHTSSSSSIAASSSSNYANSMWGASSGSQPPSQGREKVIVDRSDLEEWPSIAAGDGSKARDTAGTGGADGSGILNCSTSWGERHLQQQAKVVGGGNGGRKIISGSPSPPTSSSSPNECMQSGSVWASSSHELIGGNAVAAGSLPPISKAAPLPGNSDGSLGVNCGIPGANFTPNANPSAWPALVQDGAGTVATEVSSSSLQSSSLSASNPLSVNQASHQHQLHQMQSRDREPSCGEWSGTALEPGTGPKNMGVAEGADMDSGSTGGGDASSSSSTSSSLWRSQPFPANSKTGASRTESWEDGAGVSSVSAEGGNAWGFTGQNDRKDLTGASAWETASGGQTSGVSQGAWAGDQVLVGDWGASGGVGGVSNPGGKDGLSSNSSSSGGSVGNPTTTSSTPSTMTRAWDNQKGVGDVGAGDSSEWGGQGSRGGDGTSSSSGGENSRSGNQRHGHHHSHQPPNPEVALQNLLSRSDLDPRVLSNSGWGQTQIRQNVAWDLEGGVAAAPPGGANSSSSMNAPAHTQLYSGSTGTTTTDPSSSLHQGANLKANLNSNSILGPPSVSPGEGWDNSSSSSSSSSLHTRGPPPSSVNIQNPGVSQSGGGGGNQASVQGKPSGGWGGTASSEGQMKGWDNEGHEWRERRAGSGASRWGDFQTQGTPASGGSGWGESHEEKGTGGWKDMGRGDAGNWGQRGSSDWGENEPKSCSAGWGGGKGSGGTSGDSEVGTWGNWDEGAPRGAWGAGGTGVGGDMGGKSHQGWGGKMHPSQMPNSQSASQKGPAQQQQQQQQSQPQQSQSMDTGAMQGGWGRPGGPSAQSQSSGWTSGPIPQIPSGPGDSSEPCGWEEPSPQSISRKMEIDDGTSAWGDPNNYSCKSVNLWDKNNPPSGQAQSMSPQQGPPSLQQQPPGRMAAGHGNRDMNLTHSSNKGTGIASSGWGGNGSPSSPCVDNGTAAWGKPTDAPTGWGEPEDTGKTSGWGDPSPNQVKSGSKPMQEGWGEGEGSVSASRHSSWEEEDESGGVWNSAGSQGSSSSYNSGGWGTKKGNKGSMKGAGDSWMNPMTRQFSNMGILGEDPSGRSLDLAPGPPQDKKMEGDKRGMGLNEYNGEMRKGGRGGGAGTVFRSPGSKEIGACEPGPYYDKTSGQLFSSGGGMAQSRHQTGVPPINPSVRAQVPHQFLSPQVPGSVLKQMPPPSGGIGGVGGGIFPPQLSPQHIAMLSSIYPPQIQFQLACQLLLQQQPQQQQQQLLQNQRKFPPNIRQQADPQQLARIMAVLQQQRQQQQQQVGGTGGSSKLSPSHLGGSGPKMPMSDPLSHPGLAGSVADLHQKTPGTYSGFGPGVNLSGLELGPMVGGQAGLKDSGGQQSRFRWMMEGHSPAPSPPDSTLHKNGPIAASLKIRGGSPYSQYELLGSEGLGVPPQGPSDHWHRSPGNKMGTKTSSWPPEFQPGVPWKGIQSVDPESDPYMTPGSMLSSSMSTLNDTEHQLLRDNTESNPSLNTLLPSPGAWPYSASESPLNNAHNQAKYPDYKPSWPPEPIGHNKPWKTNRNSSHLPRPPPGLTHQKQPSVSPWGGGGPRMGRGWGGSGGSQENRFGPGSGSAWSDGGASRGSCWLVLSNLTPQIDGSTLRTICMQHGPLLTFHLGLTQGSALIRYSTRQEAAKAQSALHMCVLGNTTILAEFVSEEEVARYFAHSQAGVAGSGSGSVGVGGAVSGPAGVTGSSGAGAVGNISVGSGDRERAGVGGSTSGGSNNGGGTGPSGSTWQSLDGTGSSPDPASAQGAGLSIFAQWSSNGAGGSVGSSAGGVDPGRAGLWGGMTAGYTSSSLWGSPAMEDRHQMNSPAALLPGDLLGGGADSI
- the LOC127426971 gene encoding trinucleotide repeat-containing gene 6B protein-like isoform X2 — encoded protein: MEDKKRKKEDKRKRETSQKVVEQKNKVPELTKPPSAQSPSTPNSASPSPGPVLSSTPSAATPAAGALPQGGNNAKRPAVANGQPSPGTQSSQRYMPREVPPRFRCQQDHKVLLKRGQPPLSSMLLGGGISGGDSPNETVTSASDPSQGLVCPAALSLPHTSSSSSIAASSSSNYANSMWGASSGSQPPSQGREKVIVDRSDLEEWPSIAAGDGSKARDTAGTGGADGSGILNCSTSWGERHLQQQAKVVGGGNGGRKIISGSPSPPTSSSSPNECMQSGSVWASSSHELIGGNAVAAGSLPPISKAAPLPGNSDGSLGVNCGIPGANFTPNANPSAWPALVQDGAGTVATEVSSSSLQSSSLSASNPLSVNQASHQHQLHQMQSRDREPSCGEWSGTALEPGTGPKNMGVAEGADMDSGSTGGGDASSSSSTSSSLWRSQPFPANSKTGASRTESWEDGAGVSSVSAEGGNAWGFTGQNDRKDLTGASAWETASGGQTSGVSQGAWAGDQVLVGDWGASGGVGGVSNPGGKDGLSSNSSSSGGSVGNPTTTSSTPSTMTRAWDNQKGVGDVGAGDSSEWGGQGSRGGDGTSSSSGGENSRSGNQRHGHHHSHQPPNPEVALQNLLSRSDLDPRVLSNSGWGQTQIRQNVAWDLEGGVAAAPPGGANSSSSMNAPAHTQLYSGSTGTTTTDPSSSLHQGANLKANLNSNSILGPPSVSPGEGWDNSSSSSSSSSLHTRGPPPSSVNIQNPGVSQSGGGGGNQASVQGKPSGGWGGTASSEGQMKGWDNEGHEWRERRAGSGASRWGDFQTQGTPASGGSGWGESHEEKGTGGWKDMGRGDAGNWGQRGSSDWGENEPKSCSAGWGGGKGSGGTSGDSEVGTWGNWDEGAPRGAWGAGGTGVGGDMGGKSHQGWGGKMHPSQMPNSQSASQKGPAQQQQQQQQSQPQQSQSMDTGAMQGGWGRPGGPSAQSQSSGWTSGPIPQIPSGPGDSSEPCGWEEPSPQSISRKMEIDDGTSAWGDPNNYSCKSVNLWDKNNPPSGQAQSMSPQQGPPSLQQQPPGRMAAGHGNRDMNLTHSSNKGTGIGSKPMQEGWGEGEGSVSASRHSSWEEEDESGGVWNSAGSQGSSSSYNSGGWGTKKGNKGSMKGAGDSWMNPMTRQFSNMGILGEDPSGRSLDLAPGPPQDKKMEGDKRGMGLNEYNGEMRKGGRGGGAGTVFRSPGSKEIGACEPGPYYDKTSGQLFSSGGGMAQSRHQTGVPPINPSVRAQVPHQFLSPQVPGSVLKQMPPPSGGIGGVGGGIFPPQLSPQHIAMLSSIYPPQIQFQLACQLLLQQQPQQQQQQLLQNQRKFPPNIRQQADPQQLARIMAVLQQQRQQQQQQVGGTGGSSKLSPSHLGGSGPKMPMSDPLSHPGLAGSVADLHQKTPGTYSGFGPGVNLSGLELGPMVGGQAGLKDSGGQQSRFRWMMEGHSPAPSPPDSTLHKNGPIAASLKIRGGSPYSQYELLGSEGLGVPPQGPSDHWHRSPGNKMGTKTSSWPPEFQPGVPWKGIQSVDPESDPYMTPGSMLSSSMSTLNDTEHQLLRDNTESNPSLNTLLPSPGAWPYSASESPLNNAHNQAKYPDYKPSWPPEPIGHNKPWKTNRNSSHLPRPPPGLTHQKQPSVSPWGGGGPRMGRGWGGSGGSQENRFGPGSGSAWSDGGASRGSCWLVLSNLTPQIDGSTLRTICMQHGPLLTFHLGLTQGSALIRYSTRQEAAKAQSALHMCVLGNTTILAEFVSEEEVARYFAHSQAGVAGSGSGSVGVGGAVSGPAGVTGSSGAGAVGNISVGSGDRERAGVGGSTSGGSNNGGGTGPSGSTWQSLDGTGSSPDPASAQGAGLSIFAQWSSNGAGGSVGSSAGGVDPGRAGLWGGMTAGYTSSSLWGSPAMEDRHQMNSPAALLPGDLLGGGADSI
- the LOC127426971 gene encoding trinucleotide repeat-containing gene 6B protein-like isoform X1, which translates into the protein MEDKKRKKEDKRKRETSQKVVEQKNKVPELTKPPSAQSPSTPNSASPSPGPVLSSTPSAATPAAGALPQGGNNAKRPAVANGQPSPGTQSSQRYMPREVPPRFRCQQDHKVLLKRGQPPLSSMLLGGGISGGDSPNETVTSASDPSQGLVCPAALSLPHTSSSSSIAASSSSNYANSMWGASSGSQPPSQGREKVIVDRSDLEEWPSIAAGDGSKARDTAGTGGADGSGILNCSTSWGERHLQQQAKVVGGGNGGRKIISGSPSPPTSSSSPNECMQSGSVWASSSHELIGGNAVAAGSLPPISKAAPLPGNSDGSLGVNCGIPGANFTPNANPSAWPALVQDGAGTVATEVSSSSLQSSSLSASNPLSVNQASHQHQLHQMQSRDREPSCGEWSGTALEPGTGPKNMGVAEGADMDSGSTGGGDASSSSSTSSSLWRSQPFPANSKTGASRTESWEDGAGVSSVSAEGGNAWGFTGQNDRKDLTGASAWETASGGQTSGVSQGAWAGDQVLVGDWGASGGVGGVSNPGGKDGLSSNSSSSGGSVGNPTTTSSTPSTMTRAWDNQKGVGDVGAGDSSEWGGQGSRGGDGTSSSSGGENSRSGNQRHGHHHSHQPPNPEVALQNLLSRSDLDPRVLSNSGWGQTQIRQNVAWDLEGGVAAAPPGGANSSSSMNAPAHTQLYSGSTGTTTTDPSSSLHQGANLKANLNSNSILGPPSVSPGEGWDNSSSSSSSSSLHTRGPPPSSVNIQNPGVSQSGGGGGNQASVQGKPSGGWGGTASSEGQMKGWDNEGHEWRERRAGSGASRWGDFQTQGTPASGGSGWGESHEEKGTGGWKDMGRGDAGNWGQRGSSDWGENEPKSCSAGWGGGKGSGGTSGDSEVGTWGNWDEGAPRGAWGAGGTGVGGDMGGKSHQGWGGKMHPSQMPNSQSASQKGPAQQQQQQQQSQPQQSQSMDTGAMQGGWGRPGGPSAQSQSSGWTSGPIPQIPSGPGDSSEPCGWEEPSPQSISRKMEIDDGTSAWGDPNNYSCKSVNLWDKNNPPSGQAQSMSPQQGPPSLQQQPPGRMAAGHGNRDMNLTHSSNKGTGIASSGWGGNGSPSSPCVDNGTAAWGKPTDAPTGWGEPEDTGKTSGWGDPSPNQVKSGSKPMQEGWGEGEGSVSASRHSSWEEEDESGGVWNSAGSQGSSSSYNSGGWGTKKGNKGSMKGAGDSWMNPMTRQFSNMGILGEDPSGRSLDLAPGPPQDKKMEGDKRGMGLNEYNGEMRKGGRGGGAGTVFRSPGSKEIGACEPGPYYDKTSGQLFSSGGGMAQSRHQTGVPPINPSVRAQVPHQFLSPQVPGSVLKQMPPPSGGIGGVGGGIFPPQLSPQHIAMLSSIYPPQIQFQLACQLLLQQQPQQQQQQLLQNQRKFPPNIRQQADPQQLARIMAVLQQQRQQQQQQVGGTGGSSKLSPSHLGGSGPKMPMSDPLSHPGLAGSVADLHQKTPGTYSGFGPGVNLSGLELGPMVGGQAGLKDSGGQQSRFRWMMEGHSPAPSPPDSTLHKNGPIAASLKIRGGSPYSQYELLGSEGLGVPPQGPSDHWHRSPGNKMGTKTSSWPPEFQPGVPWKGIQSVDPESDPYMTPGSMLSSSMSTLNDTEHQLLRDNTESNPSLNTLLPSPGAWPYSASESPLNNAHNQAKYPDYKPSWPPEPIGHNKPWKTNRNSSHLPRPPPGLTHQKQPSVSPWGGGGPRMGRGWGGSGGSQENRFGPGSGSAWSDGGASRGSCWLVLSNLTPQIDGSTLRTICMQHGPLLTFHLGLTQGSALIRYSTRQEAAKAQSALHMCVLGNTTILAEFVSEEEVARYFAHSQAGVAGSGSGSVGVGGAVSGPAGVTGSSGAGAVGNISVGSGDRERAGVGGSTSGGSNNGGGTGPSGSTWQSLDGTGSSPDPASAQGAGLSIFAQWSSNGAGGSVGSSAGGVDPGRAGLWGGMTAGYTSSSLWGSPAMEDRHQMNSPAALLPGDLLGGGADSI